A genomic window from Bacillus sp. BGMRC 2118 includes:
- a CDS encoding DEAD/DEAH box helicase, whose product MPFEKQSLQKIIQDLKGNKQIVHWQTIEARAAQTLPIPYSVDERLHEALKQRGIKELYTHQVEAYETIQAGSNFVAVTPTASGKTLCYNLPVLQSIINDPDTRALYLFPTKALAQDQKSELNELIDEIGVSINSYTYDGDTAPAIRQKVRKAGHIVITNPDMLHSAILPHHTKWVSLFENLKYIVIDELHIYRGVFGSHVANVLRRLKRICKYYGSNPQFICTSATIANPKELAENLTGSKMSLISNNGAPSGRKHFAFYNPPVVNKPLNIRKSATLEVRDLAGEFLKNKIQTIVFARSRVRVEIILTYLHELVNRELGPKSIQGYRGGYLPKQRREIERGLRNGEIYGVVSTNALELGVDIGQLQVCIMTGYPGTIASAWQQAGRAGRRQGEALIIMVGSSNPLDQYIIQHPEYFFEQNPETARINPNNLIILLDHIKCAAYELPFQKGDMFGDVEVEDILEFLTEERVLHHSANKWFWMNDSFPAHNISLRSASQENVVIIDMSVTGSAQVIGEMDRFSAMTLLHDEAIYLHQGTQYQVEKLDWEEKKAFVREVEVDYFTDANLAVQLKVLEMDKQQQLSKLNVGYGDVMVTAMATIFKKIKFETHENIGSGPIHLPEEELHTNAAWISFNCNEEMTEKKLEQRLVGIAHAMKHIVPLLVMCDPADVHIVPQVKATHSGEPTVYMYDRYPGGIGLSEKLYEKMELILKEAESTITSCPCNSGCPSCVGLDLYESNTKKTALSLLKSLIS is encoded by the coding sequence ATGCCATTTGAAAAGCAATCATTGCAAAAGATCATTCAAGATTTAAAAGGAAATAAGCAAATTGTTCACTGGCAAACGATTGAGGCTAGAGCTGCTCAAACCTTACCCATTCCTTATTCTGTCGACGAAAGGCTACATGAGGCACTAAAACAAAGGGGAATTAAAGAACTATATACACATCAAGTTGAAGCATACGAAACAATTCAAGCAGGCTCAAACTTTGTAGCGGTGACACCAACTGCGTCAGGAAAGACACTGTGTTACAATCTTCCTGTCCTTCAATCCATAATAAATGATCCTGACACTCGTGCACTATATCTTTTTCCGACAAAGGCACTGGCACAAGATCAAAAGAGTGAGCTCAATGAATTGATTGATGAAATAGGCGTCTCTATTAATAGTTATACATATGACGGTGATACAGCTCCGGCGATTAGGCAAAAAGTGAGAAAGGCTGGTCATATTGTAATCACGAATCCTGATATGCTACATTCAGCAATACTGCCACACCATACAAAGTGGGTATCACTATTTGAAAATTTAAAGTATATTGTCATTGACGAGCTTCATATATATCGAGGTGTTTTTGGAAGTCATGTAGCAAATGTCTTACGCAGGTTAAAGAGAATATGTAAATATTATGGCAGCAATCCACAATTTATATGTACGTCAGCTACTATAGCCAATCCAAAGGAATTGGCTGAGAACCTAACAGGTAGCAAGATGTCTTTAATATCCAATAATGGTGCACCTTCAGGACGAAAACATTTTGCGTTTTATAATCCTCCTGTCGTAAATAAACCTCTAAACATTCGAAAAAGTGCCACGTTAGAAGTAAGAGACTTGGCAGGAGAATTTCTAAAAAACAAAATACAAACAATTGTCTTCGCTCGAAGCCGAGTGCGAGTGGAAATTATTTTAACATACTTACATGAGCTTGTTAACCGAGAATTAGGTCCTAAATCTATCCAAGGATATCGTGGAGGCTACCTGCCTAAACAACGCAGAGAAATTGAACGAGGACTACGAAATGGTGAAATCTATGGAGTAGTAAGTACGAATGCACTTGAGCTAGGTGTTGACATTGGTCAATTACAAGTGTGTATTATGACAGGTTATCCTGGAACAATTGCCAGCGCATGGCAACAAGCAGGACGAGCAGGTAGAAGGCAGGGAGAAGCACTAATTATTATGGTAGGCAGTTCAAATCCATTAGACCAATATATTATTCAGCATCCTGAATATTTTTTTGAGCAAAATCCTGAGACTGCTCGAATAAACCCTAATAATTTAATTATATTATTAGATCATATTAAATGTGCAGCTTATGAATTACCTTTTCAAAAAGGCGATATGTTTGGTGATGTGGAAGTTGAGGATATTTTAGAATTCTTAACTGAAGAGAGAGTTCTTCACCATTCGGCCAACAAATGGTTTTGGATGAATGACAGCTTTCCAGCTCACAATATCAGCCTTCGTTCGGCCTCTCAAGAAAATGTTGTGATAATAGACATGTCTGTAACTGGTTCAGCACAAGTTATAGGTGAGATGGATCGCTTTAGTGCTATGACATTGTTACATGACGAAGCAATTTATCTTCACCAAGGAACACAATACCAAGTGGAGAAGTTAGACTGGGAAGAGAAAAAAGCATTTGTTAGAGAAGTAGAGGTTGATTATTTTACAGATGCAAACTTAGCAGTACAGTTAAAGGTACTGGAAATGGATAAGCAACAACAATTAAGTAAGTTAAATGTGGGGTATGGGGATGTCATGGTTACAGCGATGGCAACAATCTTTAAGAAGATTAAATTTGAGACACATGAAAATATTGGTTCAGGGCCCATTCACCTGCCGGAAGAAGAACTTCATACAAACGCTGCATGGATATCATTCAACTGTAATGAGGAGATGACCGAAAAAAAGCTTGAGCAAAGATTGGTCGGTATTGCACATGCAATGAAACATATTGTTCCATTGTTAGTGATGTGTGATCCAGCGGATGTTCACATCGTTCCTCAAGTTAAAGCGACACACTCTGGAGAGCCAACTGTTTATATGTATGATCGTTACCCAGGAGGAATTGGGTTAAGTGAAAAACTTTATGAGAAAATGGAGCTAATACTGAAAGAAGCAGAGTCTACGATTACATCATGTCCATGTAATTCAGGCTGTCCATCATGTGTAGGCTTAGATCTCTATGAATCGAATACAAAGAAAACAGCATTATCATTATTAAAATCATTAATAAGTTGA
- a CDS encoding beta-xylosidase, which yields MGKNMFFNAHHSPIGAFSSFTLGFPGSGGGMDLELGRSPRKNIFIGLESKEHSGIYEALPFFDSGENESKRYDIENPDPNPDKPKMIFPFSKDAVQREFNLGTDTWKAGDITFTIYSQAEEVPEPGTGNEEELKLTIVPAVIAEMTIDNTKGTKTRRAFFGYEGSDPYSSMRRLDDTCGLAGVGQGRLTAVVSDHPDVKSAMHFSLENILTTPFEDNWTFGLGPIGTLIMDVPAGTRKTYQFAICFHRNGFVTAGVDASYYYTRYFSNIEEVAAFTLENYSIIKERALKANQLINHAKHLSDYQKFMMAHSVRSYYGCTQLLDLDGEPFWVINEGEYRMMNTFDLTVDQLFFELKMNPWTVKNELDIFVKRFSYEDNVRFPNDETEYPGGISFTHDMGVANTISRPHFSSYELYGLDGCFSHMTHEQLVNWILCAAVYVEQTRDTKWLEDNLTILEKCFESLVNRDHPMKEKRNGIMGLDSTRVKGGAEITTYDSLDVSLGQARNNIYIAGKCWASYLALEKIFSDYGRDHLSREAGDQAEKCAQTIVSYVTEEGYIPAVVGEGNDSKIIPAIEGLIFPYYTNCQEALKEDGRFGHYIQALKKHLNTVLVDDVCLFDNGGWKISSTSNNSWLSKIYLCQFIARQILGIRWDEKGEKADAAHVEWLTHPTLSVWSWSDQIISGEISGSKYYPRGVTSILWLEENEMNYRRTISNHLTTSS from the coding sequence ATGGGAAAAAACATGTTCTTTAATGCACATCATTCTCCAATCGGAGCATTCTCAAGCTTTACTCTTGGATTTCCTGGCAGTGGAGGTGGAATGGATCTCGAATTAGGTCGTTCACCACGAAAAAATATATTTATCGGACTTGAGTCTAAGGAGCATTCAGGAATATATGAGGCATTACCTTTCTTCGATTCAGGTGAGAATGAGAGTAAGCGTTATGATATTGAAAATCCTGACCCAAATCCGGATAAACCTAAAATGATTTTTCCCTTTTCAAAGGATGCCGTACAGAGAGAGTTTAACTTAGGTACTGACACTTGGAAAGCGGGAGATATTACATTCACCATCTATTCACAAGCTGAAGAAGTACCCGAGCCGGGAACAGGAAATGAAGAAGAACTAAAGTTAACGATTGTCCCTGCAGTAATAGCTGAAATGACTATTGATAATACAAAGGGGACGAAAACGAGAAGAGCCTTCTTTGGGTACGAGGGAAGTGATCCATATAGCTCGATGAGACGTTTAGATGATACATGTGGGTTAGCTGGTGTTGGGCAAGGAAGGTTAACGGCTGTAGTTTCAGATCACCCGGACGTAAAGTCAGCCATGCACTTTAGCTTAGAAAACATACTAACAACACCTTTTGAAGATAATTGGACATTTGGACTTGGTCCAATTGGTACCTTGATTATGGATGTGCCAGCTGGAACACGTAAAACATACCAATTTGCGATATGCTTTCATCGAAACGGTTTTGTAACAGCTGGGGTGGATGCAAGCTACTATTATACACGTTATTTTTCCAATATCGAGGAAGTGGCAGCCTTTACATTAGAAAATTATTCGATAATTAAGGAACGGGCGCTTAAGGCGAATCAACTTATTAATCATGCTAAACATTTATCAGATTATCAAAAATTTATGATGGCACACTCGGTGCGAAGCTATTATGGTTGTACACAGCTATTAGACCTTGATGGAGAGCCTTTTTGGGTTATAAATGAAGGTGAATATCGAATGATGAATACGTTTGATTTAACTGTAGATCAACTATTCTTTGAGTTGAAGATGAATCCATGGACTGTCAAAAACGAACTCGATATCTTTGTGAAGAGATTCAGTTATGAGGATAACGTTCGTTTTCCAAATGATGAGACAGAATATCCTGGAGGTATAAGTTTTACACATGACATGGGTGTAGCTAATACTATTTCTAGGCCACATTTCTCTTCCTATGAATTATATGGGTTAGACGGTTGCTTTTCACATATGACACATGAACAATTGGTAAATTGGATATTATGTGCTGCCGTTTATGTAGAACAGACACGTGACACGAAATGGTTAGAAGATAACTTGACCATCCTTGAAAAGTGCTTCGAAAGTTTAGTGAATCGAGACCACCCAATGAAGGAAAAGCGAAATGGAATAATGGGGCTAGATTCTACTCGTGTTAAGGGCGGAGCAGAGATCACAACATATGATAGTCTTGATGTTTCCTTAGGTCAAGCGAGAAATAACATTTATATTGCAGGTAAGTGCTGGGCTTCGTATCTAGCATTAGAGAAAATATTCTCAGATTATGGGCGAGATCATCTTTCACGAGAGGCTGGGGATCAGGCGGAAAAGTGTGCTCAAACGATCGTAAGCTATGTTACAGAAGAAGGTTACATTCCGGCAGTTGTTGGTGAAGGAAATGATTCGAAGATCATACCCGCGATAGAAGGGTTAATTTTCCCTTATTATACAAATTGTCAGGAAGCACTTAAGGAAGATGGACGCTTTGGTCATTATATTCAGGCATTAAAGAAGCATTTAAATACGGTATTGGTTGATGATGTTTGCTTATTTGACAATGGTGGCTGGAAAATCTCTTCTACAAGTAATAATTCTTGGTTAAGTAAGATCTATTTATGCCAATTTATTGCTAGACAAATTTTAGGAATACGTTGGGATGAAAAGGGAGAAAAAGCTGACGCAGCTCATGTCGAGTGGCTTACTCATCCTACTTTATCTGTTTGGAGTTGGAGTGACCAAATCATCTCTGGTGAAATAAGCGGGAGTAAATATTATCCACGTGGGGTAACGAGTATTCTCTGGTTAGAAGAAAATGAAATGAACTATAGGCGCACGATTTCAAATCATTTAACTACTAGTAGTTAA
- a CDS encoding DUF624 domain-containing protein, with protein MDRIGTSLYRACEWIMKFAYLNILWVVFSLVGLLVLGLFPSTTAMLAVCRKWIMKQPDIPIFKTFWETYKKDWIISNIIGAVLIVSSYFIYIEASIVIESSSTVLQYSKYPLFY; from the coding sequence ATGGATCGAATCGGTACTTCTCTATATAGGGCATGTGAGTGGATTATGAAGTTTGCTTACCTTAACATTTTATGGGTCGTATTTTCATTGGTAGGATTACTCGTACTTGGTTTGTTTCCTTCCACAACTGCCATGTTGGCAGTTTGTCGTAAGTGGATCATGAAACAACCTGATATTCCTATCTTTAAAACCTTTTGGGAAACATATAAAAAAGATTGGATTATAAGTAATATTATCGGTGCTGTTTTAATAGTTTCCAGTTACTTTATTTACATAGAAGCGTCCATCGTTATAGAAAGTTCATCAACTGTACTTCAATATAGTAAATACCCATTATTTTACTAG
- a CDS encoding spore coat protein CotH, translating into MNGRPNIMAPIVHPTKYCVKHHFQTTIVPHIHPSHTTHVNHHMYQHNHYFPHTESVVNEVSNQHLNCPGPMPGLGAVPGPGVMPNPGMGPMPGNMFGRR; encoded by the coding sequence ATGAACGGTAGACCGAATATCATGGCACCAATCGTCCACCCAACGAAGTATTGTGTCAAACATCATTTCCAAACAACAATTGTTCCACACATTCATCCGAGTCATACAACACATGTAAATCATCACATGTATCAGCATAATCACTATTTCCCGCATACAGAATCAGTAGTAAATGAGGTTTCGAACCAGCACCTTAATTGTCCAGGTCCAATGCCTGGTTTAGGAGCTGTTCCAGGTCCAGGTGTAATGCCTAACCCTGGTATGGGACCAATGCCTGGTAACATGTTTGGAAGAAGATAA
- the gpsB gene encoding cell division regulator GpsB: MVSKLKAKDILEKEFKTALRGYNQEEVDKFLDLIIKDYELFTQTIEELQQENARLKRQADDTTKRPAPQPTGNTNFDILKRLSNLEKHVFGSKLFD; encoded by the coding sequence ATGGTATCTAAATTAAAAGCAAAAGATATTCTAGAAAAAGAATTTAAAACAGCTCTTCGAGGATATAACCAAGAAGAAGTTGATAAGTTTTTAGATTTAATTATTAAAGATTATGAACTATTCACACAAACAATTGAGGAATTACAGCAAGAAAATGCACGCTTGAAAAGGCAAGCTGACGATACAACGAAACGTCCTGCGCCACAGCCAACAGGCAATACAAATTTCGATATTTTGAAACGATTATCAAATTTAGAAAAACATGTATTTGGAAGTAAGTTATTTGATTAA
- a CDS encoding response regulator transcription factor — protein sequence MENTKILLVDDEIAIVKMMETVLQKEGFTTIYRAYTAEQALEILSQYHIDIIVLDVMLPDRSGFDICPKIREISTAYILFVTARVSDLDILTGFALGGDDYVTKPFNPLEVVARIKARLRRSSIIEETKTDEGITKRFEFNGFSVDEEAGELRVGNKPVKCPAQVYLLLLYFCKHPNRVFSKDQLLEAVWGFDSFVDDNTVIVHIRRIRERIEEDPSNPKYLVTVRGLGYKLVKE from the coding sequence GTGGAAAATACGAAAATATTACTTGTTGATGATGAAATAGCTATTGTTAAAATGATGGAAACGGTTCTTCAAAAAGAAGGTTTTACTACGATTTATCGTGCGTATACCGCTGAACAGGCGTTAGAGATCTTATCTCAATACCATATAGATATCATTGTACTAGATGTCATGCTTCCTGATCGAAGTGGGTTTGATATATGTCCTAAAATACGCGAAATTTCTACAGCTTATATTTTATTTGTAACAGCACGTGTCTCAGACTTAGATATCTTAACAGGATTTGCACTTGGAGGGGACGATTACGTGACAAAGCCCTTTAACCCATTAGAGGTAGTAGCACGAATAAAAGCGAGATTAAGAAGGTCCTCCATTATTGAAGAAACAAAGACAGATGAAGGCATAACGAAGCGATTTGAATTTAATGGCTTTAGTGTTGATGAGGAAGCTGGTGAACTAAGAGTAGGAAATAAACCGGTAAAATGCCCTGCTCAAGTATACCTCTTGCTATTATATTTTTGTAAACACCCTAACAGAGTCTTCTCCAAGGACCAATTGCTTGAAGCAGTTTGGGGTTTTGATAGTTTTGTAGATGATAATACTGTAATTGTACATATTAGAAGAATTAGAGAGAGAATTGAAGAAGACCCTAGTAACCCGAAATATCTTGTAACAGTCAGAGGATTAGGGTATAAACTGGTAAAGGAGTAG
- a CDS encoding DUF418 domain-containing protein encodes MNNRVHSIDGIRGLSLFGILAANMLIFQYGIWGKDEITHYSLSQFDLASLTFIKVVIEGSFMPIFTFLFGYGMIKMKETLSNKGKKVKRHFVRRSVFLLIIGGLHATYLWEGDILSFYGIMILFLLLFLNRKKKTILIWGLLLLTLTPLIGYGHLEETKEDKELLRTYVVNTIDIYGTGNYFEIKDQRNNEFPLNFPDYVYFIILMFVPWISAPLFLLGMYAAKIGYFHQPKKEASVYKICALIFIPLGLLLKSASHLSVNENWIGVSEILGANILALGYISSFALLYVYAANSFILRGLEAVGKLSFTNYLMQTVICTSIFYGYGLGYFGKLGVFNGFLLSIFIFTIQMVTSTLYLNVFQTGPLEKLIRIWTYVSIKGKPKQVPAQSEISA; translated from the coding sequence ATGAATAATCGTGTACATTCAATTGATGGAATTAGAGGGTTGAGTTTATTTGGCATATTAGCAGCAAACATGCTTATCTTTCAATATGGAATCTGGGGTAAAGATGAGATTACCCATTACTCACTTTCTCAATTTGATTTAGCTAGTTTAACATTCATAAAAGTTGTCATTGAAGGTAGCTTTATGCCCATTTTCACCTTTTTATTTGGATATGGAATGATCAAGATGAAGGAGACTCTAAGTAACAAAGGGAAAAAAGTTAAGCGTCATTTTGTGAGACGCTCAGTGTTTCTACTCATCATCGGGGGGCTACATGCAACCTATCTGTGGGAGGGTGATATTTTATCCTTTTATGGTATAATGATTCTCTTCTTATTACTGTTTTTGAATCGTAAGAAGAAAACGATATTAATTTGGGGTCTACTATTACTAACCTTAACACCATTGATTGGATATGGACATTTAGAAGAAACAAAAGAAGATAAAGAGCTATTGAGAACTTATGTTGTCAATACAATTGACATATATGGAACTGGAAATTACTTCGAAATAAAGGATCAACGAAATAATGAATTTCCTTTAAACTTTCCTGATTATGTATATTTCATTATATTGATGTTCGTTCCATGGATATCCGCACCATTGTTTTTATTAGGAATGTATGCAGCAAAAATCGGCTATTTTCACCAGCCAAAGAAAGAAGCATCCGTTTACAAAATTTGTGCACTAATTTTCATACCTTTAGGGCTTTTATTAAAGAGTGCCAGTCACCTATCAGTAAATGAAAACTGGATTGGAGTTTCCGAAATATTAGGAGCCAATATTTTGGCACTTGGATATATTTCCAGCTTTGCCTTATTATATGTTTATGCTGCAAATTCATTTATACTCAGAGGTTTAGAAGCTGTCGGTAAGTTATCTTTTACGAATTATCTCATGCAAACTGTCATATGCACATCCATTTTCTACGGGTATGGTCTTGGGTACTTCGGGAAACTCGGAGTATTTAACGGATTCTTACTATCTATTTTTATTTTCACCATACAGATGGTTACTAGTACGCTGTATTTAAACGTTTTTCAAACTGGTCCCTTAGAAAAGCTAATCAGAATATGGACGTACGTAAGTATCAAAGGGAAACCAAAACAAGTTCCTGCTCAGTCTGAAATTTCAGCATAA
- a CDS encoding HAMP domain-containing histidine kinase: protein MKSLKRRIGFHFSLQFLLTLILVFVIILMLLFILIGYIVQEDMNNNYPVAVLDTIVTDTIIEDNKATIQTQWKKELEANGMWLQILDKDGEIIQEVNTPDNIPKSYSASELLRLRETGEWSEYTIQLQMDTFNKSFLYVLGYKNKALQQVKLWAEAYKDEIGTEIGELEKEIGTTGYLHIVDQSGKVIQAFGQNAINETYNTLEIVERKLFPGDPQTDITVYHDAESEYIWIYYNMNEDAEVNGSSFVRKVTIAVIIVGLLMLVVTIAFTAWHAIRYGQPLLLFISWLERLGQETDGQLLTQKDQRVIFTKKGRIRTKYKLYKEVIQSFYDMALKLEKSRKDRERMEKTKEEWMTGISHDLRTPLSTIKGYGHMLESGQYDWSKQELEDMGKTIREKGTYMLSLVEDFSLVFQLKNNKIPLTLVKIDSNKLVHHKILDFVNDVISHDFHFRFSKESEAELYINGDMNMLNRVLDNLLYNAVKHNPKGTVITVLTKKVNSHVAIIIKDNGVGMSQETLTNLFERYYQGTNTEEKSEGTGLGLSIAKAIVESHQGKIDVVSECHKGTTFTLQFPLVSHDKNETTMHQVKSEQHPIRKDD, encoded by the coding sequence ATGAAATCATTAAAAAGAAGAATCGGATTCCACTTCTCTTTGCAGTTCCTTCTTACACTCATACTCGTTTTCGTTATTATATTAATGTTGCTGTTTATTCTAATCGGATATATTGTTCAAGAAGATATGAATAACAATTATCCGGTAGCTGTGCTGGATACGATTGTTACAGATACTATTATTGAGGATAACAAGGCTACAATACAGACCCAATGGAAAAAAGAGCTTGAAGCAAATGGTATGTGGCTACAAATCTTAGATAAAGATGGGGAAATAATACAAGAAGTAAATACACCAGATAACATCCCTAAGTCCTATTCAGCCAGTGAATTGCTTCGCCTGAGAGAGACAGGTGAATGGAGTGAATATACGATTCAGCTCCAAATGGATACGTTCAATAAGTCATTTTTATATGTTCTTGGATATAAAAATAAGGCACTACAGCAAGTAAAGTTATGGGCAGAAGCATATAAAGATGAGATTGGGACGGAAATAGGTGAATTGGAAAAGGAAATAGGAACAACTGGTTACTTACATATCGTGGATCAATCAGGGAAAGTGATACAAGCATTTGGGCAAAACGCAATCAATGAAACGTATAATACCCTTGAAATTGTAGAACGAAAGCTATTTCCAGGTGATCCTCAGACAGATATTACCGTGTATCATGATGCTGAAAGTGAGTACATCTGGATTTATTACAATATGAATGAAGATGCTGAAGTAAATGGATCAAGCTTTGTAAGGAAAGTGACAATAGCTGTTATTATTGTCGGCTTGCTAATGTTGGTGGTTACCATCGCTTTTACGGCTTGGCATGCTATACGCTATGGTCAGCCATTGCTTCTATTTATAAGCTGGTTAGAAAGATTGGGACAGGAGACTGATGGACAACTACTGACACAAAAGGACCAAAGAGTAATATTTACAAAAAAAGGAAGAATTCGTACAAAGTATAAATTGTATAAAGAAGTCATTCAGTCATTTTATGATATGGCTCTTAAACTGGAAAAATCGAGAAAAGACAGAGAGCGAATGGAGAAAACGAAAGAAGAGTGGATGACTGGAATTTCCCATGATCTGCGAACACCTCTCTCAACGATAAAGGGCTATGGACACATGCTAGAGAGCGGACAGTATGACTGGTCAAAACAGGAACTAGAAGATATGGGGAAAACCATTCGGGAAAAAGGAACCTACATGCTTTCTTTAGTTGAGGATTTTTCACTAGTTTTTCAATTAAAAAATAATAAAATTCCATTGACCTTAGTGAAAATTGATAGTAATAAACTGGTCCATCATAAGATTTTAGACTTTGTAAATGACGTCATTTCCCATGATTTCCATTTCCGATTTAGTAAAGAGAGCGAAGCTGAATTGTATATTAACGGTGACATGAATATGCTTAACCGTGTCCTCGATAATCTATTATATAATGCCGTTAAGCACAACCCGAAAGGTACGGTTATAACAGTTTTAACAAAAAAGGTAAATAGTCATGTAGCTATTATAATAAAAGATAACGGAGTCGGAATGAGCCAGGAAACTCTAACAAATCTATTTGAACGATACTATCAAGGAACTAATACAGAGGAAAAATCTGAGGGGACAGGCTTAGGCTTAAGTATAGCCAAGGCAATCGTAGAATCTCACCAAGGGAAAATCGATGTTGTTTCAGAATGTCATAAGGGTACGACATTTACTCTGCAGTTTCCACTTGTTTCTCATGACAAGAATGAAACCACTATGCATCAAGTGAAGTCAGAACAACATCCAATAAGAAAAGATGATTAG
- a CDS encoding DUF1273 domain-containing protein, translated as MKVLAITGYKSFELGIFQQDHLGVSYIKKALRKRLVPLIEEGLEWVIISGQMGTELWAAEEVFELQLEYPDIQLAVLTPYLDQQSKWSDTNKELYEFILSQADFVDSITKRPYENPGQLKLKNQYIVQKSDALLVFYDHEKEGSPLFMVQEAQKKQQHLQYDIIYINSYDIEDIVNEEQFNNISWE; from the coding sequence GTGAAAGTACTTGCAATTACAGGATATAAATCATTTGAGTTAGGTATCTTTCAACAGGACCATTTAGGTGTATCTTATATAAAAAAGGCACTACGAAAACGTTTGGTTCCATTGATTGAAGAAGGACTGGAATGGGTAATTATATCAGGTCAAATGGGTACAGAACTTTGGGCAGCTGAAGAAGTATTTGAACTTCAGTTAGAATATCCTGATATTCAATTAGCTGTCTTAACACCCTACTTAGACCAACAATCAAAGTGGAGTGATACAAATAAGGAGTTATATGAGTTTATACTGTCACAAGCAGATTTTGTCGATAGCATTACAAAGAGGCCCTATGAAAATCCTGGTCAATTAAAACTCAAAAATCAATATATTGTTCAAAAAAGTGATGCCCTTCTAGTATTTTACGATCATGAAAAAGAGGGAAGTCCATTATTTATGGTTCAAGAGGCACAAAAGAAACAACAGCATCTTCAATACGATATTATTTATATCAATTCATATGATATAGAAGATATTGTAAATGAAGAGCAGTTTAACAATATATCGTGGGAATAA
- a CDS encoding class I SAM-dependent RNA methyltransferase, with product MGKVTLIATAAMGIEALVADEVRSLGYEKCTVENGKVTFEADEKAICRANLWLRTADRIKIKIGEFKATTFDELFEKTKKLNWADYIPKDAEFPVIGKSVKSKLFSVSDCQSIVKRAVVESMKNTYKQTTWFEENGPLYRIEVALLKDVVTLTLDTSGVGLHKRGYRADQGEAPLKETLAATLVKLTNWTPDKPFIDPFCGSGTIPIEAALIGQNIAPGFNRDFVSEQWGWIDSKLWDEAREEAEDLAKYDQPLNIIGSDIDHRMVSMAKDNAFEAGLGDIITFKQMQVTDITSRDEYGVIIGNPPYGERLGEKSAVEKMYKDMGKAFAKLPTWSVYMLTSHPDFEKLYGKPATKKRKLFNGFIRTDYYQFWGPRPPRIKE from the coding sequence ATGGGTAAAGTGACATTAATAGCAACAGCTGCAATGGGCATTGAAGCATTAGTGGCAGACGAAGTGAGAAGTCTTGGCTATGAAAAATGCACCGTTGAAAACGGAAAAGTAACATTTGAGGCAGATGAAAAAGCAATCTGCAGGGCCAATTTATGGCTTCGAACAGCAGATCGCATCAAAATTAAAATTGGTGAATTTAAGGCTACTACCTTTGATGAGCTCTTTGAAAAAACTAAAAAATTAAACTGGGCAGACTATATACCAAAAGATGCGGAGTTTCCGGTGATTGGTAAATCAGTAAAATCGAAGCTATTTAGTGTTTCTGACTGTCAAAGTATTGTAAAGAGAGCAGTCGTCGAAAGCATGAAGAATACATATAAACAAACAACATGGTTTGAGGAAAACGGGCCATTGTATCGTATTGAGGTTGCTCTGTTAAAGGATGTTGTAACGCTTACTCTTGATACAAGTGGTGTTGGGCTACATAAAAGAGGATACCGTGCGGATCAGGGTGAAGCTCCATTGAAGGAGACGCTAGCAGCCACACTAGTGAAACTTACTAACTGGACACCGGATAAACCATTTATAGATCCTTTTTGTGGGTCAGGTACCATACCTATTGAAGCTGCATTGATTGGTCAGAATATTGCTCCAGGATTTAATCGCGATTTTGTATCAGAACAGTGGGGGTGGATTGATTCTAAGCTTTGGGATGAAGCACGTGAAGAAGCAGAGGACCTCGCTAAGTATGATCAGCCGCTAAATATCATTGGCTCGGATATTGATCACCGCATGGTCTCCATGGCCAAGGATAATGCATTTGAAGCAGGATTAGGAGACATCATTACATTTAAACAAATGCAAGTCACAGATATTACTTCAAGAGATGAGTATGGTGTGATTATTGGAAATCCACCGTATGGCGAACGACTTGGTGAAAAATCAGCCGTAGAGAAAATGTACAAAGATATGGGAAAGGCTTTTGCTAAACTTCCTACATGGTCCGTGTATATGTTAACGTCACATCCTGATTTTGAGAAATTATATGGGAAACCGGCAACGAAAAAACGCAAGCTTTTCAATGGTTTTATTCGCACCGATTATTATCAGTTCTGGGGGCCAAGGCCACCTAGAATAAAGGAATAA